Below is a window of Musa acuminata AAA Group cultivar baxijiao unplaced genomic scaffold, Cavendish_Baxijiao_AAA HiC_scaffold_1139, whole genome shotgun sequence DNA.
TAGCGCGGGCCCAGGAGGGTACCACGGTTGGTGCATCACCCGGAGGAGACTTAAAATTATAGAACGAATAAATTAACATACAAATTCCAAATAATATGGTTAAAATGACCATTAAAAGATCTCAATTCACTCACCGTTCCTTTTAGTTGGATCGCGCATCCGACGGTGCACAATCCCCATGCGTCATGATAATTACATGGACGGGTACTTACGCGACCAGTTTTACTACCCAGGCCGACGTGGCTTACACGCGGAGGCGGGGCCCTGTGGCAGGGTCGCTGCGTCCGCCACAAACGTACCCGCCATCTGCAAGCCAAGAAAGCACGCGACGGAGACGGGTCATCCTGCGAATCGGAGGGACCGGGAATCGCAGCAGAGCACGCAGTCGTTCGCAGGCACGGCAGGTCAACCCTCGCTGCTGGGTGAACGTGGCCCGATCGCCACGATGTCGACATTCCCATCGCACCCAGTGGGTATGCTCTGCTCTGAACCATGCTAAATTATGGGCGGTCGGCTTGGTTCGGTCCCTGCAGAGCCTCTGCCGTCTCATCTCGGTCGTCCGCGTTCATGGTAGAGTACGGTACGGTCAACCCAGCTCCCCCGTTCTCCCTCTCCCCGATGACGACATGTTGTGGTGGTTCCTTCGTTCAGCTGCTTATAAAATTCATTGATTCCGCCTCTCCCtcggagaaaagagagagaaggcaTCGATAGAAGATCTCGAGTTCCAACTCACGACCAACTTTCGCGAAAGATCTTCCGATGTCTGTCGTTGAGGTATGTACTTGATGATGTCGTGTGCCGGAATCGAGCTATAGAAACCTTGTGGTCGAGCTGATTCGGTTTCTTATGCAGGCTTTTGATATTTTGGTCTGCCTCACTCGATTCCGTGAGCAGCTGAGCTATTTTTCGGGTAAAAATCGCTCCTTTTTGCTCTTTGATTCGTATGTTTTGGATGTCGGGCGCTCAAGTCCTGGATTAATTTTGAAGTGAGGGTGTCGGAGTCGATGGCGGCGACGAGCTGCGCGGCCGTCGATGCGGCGGAGGAGTGCCGGGACGGCGAGGAGGCTTTGCGGCTTAAGGTTGCGGCCATCGCGGCGATCCTGGTGGCCGGAACCGTCGGCGTGGCCATCCCTCTCGTGGGGCGGAAGCAGCGGCTTCTGCGCACGGACGGGGGCCTGTTCGTCTGCGCCAAGGCGTTCGCCGCCGGTGTTATACTCGCAACGGGCTTCGTGCATATGTTGCACGGAGCAGAGTCGTCGCTCACGCACCCCTGCCTCCCGGACTCTCCCTGGCGGCGCTTCCCCTTCGCCGGCTTCGGAGCAATGCTGGCGGCGCTTGGCACCCTCGTCGTCGACTTCTTGGGAACCCAGTTCTACGAGCGGAAGCAACGAGCGGAGTCGACGAATGCCGCGGCCGCCGTAACTGCAGTGGCGCCAATAACGGCAGCGGAAGATGACAAGAACGGAATCACCGTCATCTCAGTGGCCCCGGAGGCGAGGGGGAAGGCGTCGGGGAGTGAGAAAGGCCCAATGCACATCGTAGGGATGCACGTCCATTCGACGGCGCATCGCCACGGCCATGTGCACGTCCTCGCGACCCCCGGCCGCTCTCACGGCCATGACCACGAGGACGAGGGCGAGACCTCCTCTCACGCAAGGAACGTGGTGGTATCTCAGGTGACCCAATCCACCGTTGGTAGACGCTATTCCCTTTTTCGAGCATAATAAGCTTATTTGCTTACATGGGACTCCGTTACGATCTGTGGATAGATATTGGAGCTTGGAATCGTGTCGCATTCCGTCATCATCGGACTCTCGTTGGGCGTGTCACAGAGCCCATGCACCATAAGGCCCCTGGTGGCAGCCCTCTCCTTCCACCAGTTCTTCGAAGGCTTCGCACTGGGCGGGTGCATCTCGCAGGTGAGCGAGCGATCCCTGTCACCTCTTATTCGATCTTGATCAGTGAGTGATTCGAGGTTGGGAACGACGGCGTGGCGGTCGCATGCA
It encodes the following:
- the LOC135671335 gene encoding zinc transporter 7-like; this translates as MSVVEAFDILVCLTRFREQLSYFSVRVSESMAATSCAAVDAAEECRDGEEALRLKVAAIAAILVAGTVGVAIPLVGRKQRLLRTDGGLFVCAKAFAAGVILATGFVHMLHGAESSLTHPCLPDSPWRRFPFAGFGAMLAALGTLVVDFLGTQFYERKQRAESTNAAAAVTAVAPITAAEDDKNGITVISVAPEARGKASGSEKGPMHIVGMHVHSTAHRHGHVHVLATPGRSHGHDHEDEGETSSHARNVVVSQILELGIVSHSVIIGLSLGVSQSPCTIRPLVAALSFHQFFEGFALGGCISQAQFKNTVAAVMACFFAITTPAGIAVGLGIASSYNAKSPRALVVEGLLDSMSAGILIYMALVDLIAADFLSQTMRCNVRLQVASYSALFLGAGAMSALAVWA